ACGATGAAGACTGGAACATGATCGAGCTTCAGGATGTGCGCGGCCAGCCAGATCCGTTGTTCGAAGGCCTTGTAGACGACCGTTTCGCGCAACTCCACCGGTTGATTACCGCAGAGGCAGTCTGTGCAGCGCTAACTGCCTCTAAGCACGGTCGAGGATTGAAGGAACGAGACTCAACTGCGGGAGAGCGGACATGACGAAGAAACGGGCGACCTCGATTGACCAGAAAACTGTTCGCCGGCGGAGATGTGCGCACATGCGTGCTGCGCGGCATGCCCCAGTGGTAGATCTTGAGGCGGCGTTTCTGTCTGGGTCGGGCATTGGTGTGGACCAGACTCGCCTTCATCAATCAAGGGACCCGGGGCAGGATGGTCTGGAGCGACGAGATATGCTCCTTCCGGTTCTGGATGCGATCGATACGGCATCAGACCAGTCGTTTCCAGCTAGCGATCCACCAGCGTGGATCTGGCGATAAACTCTTTGGCATGGCAATCCAATCACGCCGATGCCATAGATTTAAGACGCAGAATGTTTTCTAGATGCAGACGATCTGTACGTAGCGGAGAAATTGAGTCGCACCGCTTCTGAGTCGCGCGAATCGTTCCTCTCGCTGACAAGCGGATGCCTGCGCACGTGACCAATGAACAGATAATCTGCAATGCATCGAAAGTGAAGCGCATTTCATATGGGAGACGTCCGCGGAGTCCTGCTTACCCCTTACTTCATTTGTCTTGCAGTCGGAGTTCCATGTGAACCCGCAGCCATCAACCACCTCGCGGCTGCTCTTGACCGTCATTGTTCTCAGCGCGACCGGCATGTCAGAAATCGCAGGCAAGCGATACAAATGCCATGACAACGACCTGACCATGGAGTGACTGGAAAGTGAATGAGTGTCAATATGCTTCCCTCGATACGCTTCTGACTGACGTGCGTGCCTGTCGGGCATGTTCGCAGCACCTGCCGCTCTGGCCTCGCCCGATCGCGCCCGCGGCAGTCGGCGCGCGCATCCTCATTGTCGGTCAGGCACCTGGTGCACGCATCGGGCATCCCATGGGACGACCCAAGCGGAGATCGTCTTCGCAATTGGCTCGGGATTGACGCCACCACATTCCACGACGAGTCCCAATTCGCGACTATTCCGATGGGATTCTGTCATCCAACCATTGTCAATCTCCCAAGCGCGGTGCGGGTCGCAGACAGGCGACAACAAGGTGCGTCGGATTCGCCCTACGCACACCCCTGATCCGTCAGATCAGCGCAACGCATGCCGCGCTTTGTGCCAACCGTCGTCGATGCACGAACAGGGTGATGGTGGCTGGATACCTTTCTGGATCGGTCATCCGGGCTTACCATCGACGCGGGACGCCGTCAGGTAGGGTATGTATTTGACCAGGTAGACAATGAATGCGGCGGACCAGCAGGCCCCCGCCACGTCAATCCAGGGTCCCACGACATTGCCAGCGAACCATGGTCCGATAACGCGGACGAGCGCCGCCGCAATCATCAGCCAGTAACAGACAAGCTCAGTTCGTCCTGCAACGAGCGCGTGCCCGGTATGCCCCAGAGCGGTACGGGTAATCATTCCGATAATTGCACACCCGACCGCGCCGACGGTCAGTGCGTGAATCGCGGATGAATGTGAGACACCACCTGCGGCCGACAAAGCAAGCAGCACGAATCCGATCGGAATCCATGCATATGCAAGATGCAAGATCCATAGAAGAGGTCGGTTTCCCACTCGCCATGAACGCCATCCGGCAATTCTGATTCCGTGAATCGCCGCCGTCACGCAGGCACAGGCGCCGATCGCCAAGGGCGCGACATCGGCAGCGTCCGCAAGGAACGTCAGGATCACAACCGGTGCCGCGAGCGCTTCAATTACCCTCCAGCGTTTCACCGAGAAACCGGGAATGGCGTTCATGGTAAACATCGGTACGACACGTCCTGCAATCACGGTCACGAACATCACCACGAGCCCGATCGCCACGTAGGCCATGCGCATCGCCAGATCAGCGCGCCCTTCCCACGCCCACCAGTGAAAAAACGCATTCAGCAGCCCGAAGACACCCAGCGCTACTGGCAGGAAAATGTTGTGGCGATTGCGAGCGGCGATGAGCACACGCAACAACACTATGGCGACAACGGGAAGGAACGCGGAATCGACAATAGCCGCGAGGGGTTGCGGACCCGACCAGACCATTACGCGCCCCAATGCCCACAACAACCATAGGCATGCGAGCGATGGGCCTAGCGGAGTATCGAGTGCGGTCCATGCTTTGACTGCCGTGAGCAGAAAGCCCACCACAATAGCCGCGACGAAGCCGAAGATCATTTCGTGTACGTGCCAGAGCATGCCGTTCATCGCAAGCGAGCGACCCGCGACGGGATATCCATGCACGGCGAAAAGCCACAACGTGATAGCGACCACCCCGAAAACTGCGCCGCCCAGGTAGAACGGCCGAAACCCGAGCCGCAGGACCGGCATGCCCCCTGCTGCCTGCAGCGATCGACTCGCGGGTGCGTTGCCGACTTTCATCCTGCTTCTCCTAAAACATTCATTCTCAGCACATCTTATCTCACATGTCGCGCCGATGATAGGACTCCCATCGTGTCATCGATGACGCCTCATCGGCACTGGTGGAACCGGACCCGTGATGGACATTGACGCAGGCGATGGCCGCCACGTTGGAAACAACACCTGATGTCGCGTGGCCAATCGATGCCCCGCACGGCGTGCTTCGGCTTGTCTGAGCCTGTTGCTCCGGAGCGGTATGCCCCAGGGCAGGCGCACCGATCAGGCGGTGCCGGCGGTCGAAACCGGGGCGATCGTATCGCCCTTCGTCTCCGCGCCGGTGATCGCAGCGATCACTGCGTCGATCATCTCGCCGGTCGCGGCTTTGCTTTCATCTGTTACCTTACAGGCCGTCCCCATCCGTCTGTCTGACCGTGCAAATCAGACAGGCCTCCGCCGCAACAACGCCATCCACTTCGGCGCGTGCCTTGAACTTCCAGATACCGCGCATATGCCGCTCGAACGTCGCGTTCAGGATCAGTTGGTCGCCGGGTTCCACCGCGCGCCTGAATCGCGCGTTGTCGATGCCGACGAACAGGTACAGCGTGTTGGCCGGATCATGCGGCTCTTCCGAGAAGGTCAACAGCGCAGCCGTCTGCGCGAGCGCCTCCAGAATCAGCACGCCCGGCATCACCGGACGACTCGGGAAGTGGCCCATGAAGTACGGTTCATTGATTGACACGTTCTTCAGCGCCTTGATGCGCTTGTGCGGCTCGAGTTCGAGCACCCGATCGACCAGCAGGATCGGATAGCGATGCGGCAGCAACGTGAGAATCCTGTGAATGTCGAGATTGATTTTTTCAGTGCCCATGGTATTTCTGTTCACGCATTGACCGCACGATGATCACTCCAGATGCTGGTTCAGGTGGATAGGTAATGCATGTTGCCGGGTCACAGCAGCCGACCCTTCTGGCCTGATATCTGTTCGAACCTTGCCCGGTGCTCACGCCTTGTCGTCCGGGGCATCGGCAGCCGACGCGTCGAATGCCCTGATACGGTCGCGCAGTCTGTCGGGATTGAACGTCAACGCGGCGCTTCGTTTCTCATCCGGTGTACCCGGCCTCGCAGGGCCGTGTATCGCCTCTGGCTTCTACTCCTCGCCCAGGAACGACTTCAATCGCCCGGACCGGGCCGGGTGCCGCAGCTTGCGCAGTGCCTTGGCTTCAATCTGACGGATCCGTTCGCGCGTCACCTCAAACTGTTGTCCGAGTTCCTCCAGTGTGTGATCGCTGCCGCTCTCGATACCGAAACGCAGGCGCAGAATCTTCGCTTCGCGCGGTGTCAAGGTCGTGAGCGCCTCGCTGACGGCATCCCGCATGCTGGCGTGCAGCGCTGCATCGTCGGGCAAAATCGCCGCGGGGTCCTCGATCAGGTCGCCTACGGACGTGTCGTCGTTTTCCCCGACCGACGCATCCAGGGAAACCGGCTCCCTGACGATCCGCAGCATGGCCCGAACCTTGTTTTCATGCATCTCCATCCGCTCCGCCAGCGCGGCGGCGTCGGGTTCCCGGCCGGTCTCCTGCAGGATCTGGCGCGTGACCCGCTTCAGTTTGTTGAGCGACTCGATCATGTGGACAGGGACCCGGATGGTGCGCGCCTGATCGGCGACCGACCGGCTGATGCCCTGCCGGATCCACCAGGTCGCATAGGTGGAGAACTTGTAGCCGCGACGGTATTCAAACTTGTCGACGGCGCGCATCAGGCCGATATTGCCTTCCTGTATCAGGTCGAGAAACAGCAGGCCGCGGTTCACGTACCGTTTCGCGATCGAAATCACCAGTCGAAGGTTCGCTTCGATCATTTCGCCTTTCGCGCGCAGCGTTTTCGCTTCACTTGCGGTCATCGCGCGACAGACCTCCCTGAAGTCATCGAGCGGCAGCACGACCCGCTTTTGCAAAGCAAGCAGTTTTTCCTGTTCCAGCTGGATCGCAGGGAGGTTTCGCTCCAGCGCGCCACTGAACGGGTGCCCTGCTGTGATGAGTTGCTGCTGCCACGCCGGGTTGGTCTCGTTGCCCCGGAAATGCGCGACAAACGTGTCGCGAGGCACACCACACCGGTCAACCGCGATCCGCGCGATTTCGCGCTCGATGGTCCGGACCCCGTCGGCGGATACCCGCAACGCGCTCGTCAAACGCTCAATTGTGCGCGCCGTGAAGCGGATCGTCGTCAGTTCGGTCTCGATCGCTGCCTGTGCGGCGCGATAACGCCGCGATCCGTAACCCTCCGTTTCGTAGGCATCCCGCAATTGCTCGAACCAGTCAGCTACCGTTGCCAGCTTCGCCAGCGCGTCACGCGTCAGGGTCTCGCTCTGCAGATCGGCCGACGCGGCTTCAGCACCGTCATCATCTTCGTCGTCTCCCTGATCCTCGTCGAGGACCGGATCGCCGTCGACGCTTTCCTCCGCGACGGCCATAATGTCATCCGTCTCCACTGCAGCGGGGTCAATCATCCCATCGACGACCTCTTCGATAGCGGTTGCGCCGCTGGCAATGCTGTCTGCGATCGCCAGTATCTCCGCAATCGTTGTCGGGCACGAAGAGATGGCCCGGATCATGTCGTTGCGGCCCTTTTCGATGCGCCGCGCAAGCGCAATTTCCCCCTGGCGGGTGAGGAGTTCAGTGGTACCCATCTCGCGCATGTACATGCGCACGGGATCGGTGGTGCGGCCGAACTCGGCGTCCACGCTCGAGATGGCCGCCACGGCCTCTTCCTCGACCTGCTCATCAGACGAACCCGCGACCGCATGATCGTGCATCACCATGGACTCGGCGTCCGGTGCCTGCTCGAATACGGCGATGCCCATGTCACTGAAGGCTCTGATCACGTTTTCGATCGCATCAGGTTGCGCCAGGCGCTCAGGCAGGTAATCGCTAATTTCCCCACGAATGACGAACCCGCGCTCATTTCCGAGCTTGATCAGCGCGCGCAGGCTTGAGCGGCCGTCGTCGTTTTCTCCAGCGGACTCATCCGGTAGCGCGGCACCGGCGTCGTGCACACGCGCGTTTGCTTTCATCCGGCGTGAACCGGTCTCCGGTGGAACTGTTGGGACCGCAGACCCGGAGTCCCGCGCTCTGTCCATCGTCGAGGAGCTCGCTGGTCGCGTTGTGACCGCGGCCGCCGTGCGTGCGCGATCCGTAACGTCTATGCCGGCGTGTCCACTCGTCACGTTGAGGTTGCCCGGCGCCACGTCCAGTGTCTGCTTCTTCACAGCCTTTTTCGTCACGCGGTCGCTCCTTGGGATTTCGCGTCGGGGTTAGCGCGCAGCACTTGCGGCAGCCTTCTCGAGGTGAATAGCCATCTCAGAGGCGCGCACCATGCGCCCGGATCAGTTGGACCAGATCAGATACCGAAATCTCATACCGGACCTCCTGTTCGGGACCCGTCGCATGATGATCGCTGTACCGCTCCTCGATCTCGACGAGCACGGCGGTTCTGCCATCGGGTGACGCCTGCAGCATGACGTCGCGATGCGCCTGATGACCATCAGGACTGACCGGATTGTGATGCAGGCGCAGACGCCCAAGGCCGTAGTTGCGTGGAGCTGAATTCATCTGGGCTGTCCCTTGATTCATTTCTGTCGGTGGTCCTGCCTTGCCGGGTCGCTACAGGCCCGCGCGTAATGCCGTCAGGTCTGGCGTCTCAGCTCCTCTGTGTCATGCAGTTGACGTGATAATATCATTATCATTGTCTGCAAATGTTGTTAACCAGGAGACATCATGCCTACCCCAGCCCAGGGCAAACTCCGCGAAGCCGCCCTCGATTACCACGAGTTTCCCACCCCGGGGAAGATCGCGATCGCCCCGACCAAGCAGATGATCAACCAGCGCGACCTCGCGCTGGCGTACTCACCTGGCGTCGCGTTCGCGTGCGAGGAAATCGTCGAGAACCCGTTGAACGCCGCGCGCTTCACCGCGCGTAGCAACCTGGTCGGCGTCGTCACGAACGGCACCGCGGTGCTTGGTCTCGGCAACATCGGGCCGCTCGCTTCGAAGCCGGTCATGGAAGGCAAGGCCGTCCTGTTCAAGAAGTTCGCCGGCATCGACGTGTTCGATATCGAGTTGAACGAGTCTGATCCGCACAAGCTGGTCGACGTGATCTGCGCGCTCGAACCGACGTTTGGCGGCATCAACCTCGAAGACATCAAGGCGCCGGACTGCTTCATCGTCGAACGCGAATGCCGCAAGCGCATGAAGATTCCGGTTTTCCACGACGACCAGCACGGTACGGCTATCGTCGTCGCGGCGGCCATCACCAACGGTTTGAAGGTGTTCGGCAAGGACATCAAGGAAGTCAAGCTGGTGTCCTCGGGCGCGGGCGCCGCGGCGCTGGCCTGTCTGGATCTGCTGGTCGACATCGGCCTGCCGCTCGAGAACATCACCGTCACCGATCTGGCCGGCGTGGTCTACAAGGGCCGTGTCGAACTGATGGACCCGGACAAGGAGCGCTTCGCGCGTGAAACCGACGCCCGCACGCTGGCCGAAGCCATTGGCGGCGCGGACGTTTTCCTGGGGCTCTCGGCCGGCGGCGTGCTCAAGCAGGAGATGGTCAAGCAGATGGCGGACAAGCCGCTGATCCTCGCGCTGGCCAACCCGACGCCGGAAATCCTGCCGGAACTGGCGCTGGAAGTGCGTCCGGACGCCGTGCTGTGCACGGGCCGCACGGACTACCCGAACCAGGTGAACAACGTGCTGGTGTTCCCGTTCCTGTTCCGCGGGGCGCTGGATGCGGGCGCGACCACGGTCACGCGGGAAATGGAAATCGCCGCGGTCAACGCGATCGCCGAACTGGCGCGCCAGGAGCAGAGCGACATCGTCGCGACGGCGTATGGCATTCAGGACCTGTCGTTCGGCCCGGAATATCTGATTCCGAAGCCGTTCGATCCGCGCCTGATTGTCAAGGTCGCGCCGGCTGTGGCGAAGGCCGCGATGGATTCCGGCGTCGCCGAGCGTCCGATCGAGGACATGGAAGCCTACGAACAGCATCTGCAGCAGTTCGTGTATCACAGCGGCACGACCATGAAGCCAATTTTCCAGCTGGCGCGCGGCGTCGAGCCGGAGAAGAAGCGCATTGTGTTCGCGGAAGGCGAAGAAGAGCGCGTGCTGCGCGCGATGCAGATCATCGTCGACGAAAAGCTCGCGAAGCCGATCCTGATTGGCCGTCCGGCGGTGATCGAGCACCGCATTGCGCGCTATGGCCTGCGTATCACACCGGGTGTCGATTTCATCGTTGTCGATACGGATCACGACGAGCGCTATCGCGACTTCTGGCAGGACTATCACAAGATGATGTCGCGCAAGGGCATCACCGAGCAGATGGCGAAGCTCGAAATGCGCCGCCGCACCACGCTGATCGGCTCGATGCTGATGAAGAAGGGCGACGCCGACGGCATGATCTGCGGCACCATCAGCACGACGTATCGGCATCTGCACTTCATCGACCAGGTGATCGGCAAGCGCGAAGGCTGCAGCGTCTATGCGGCGATGAACGCGCTGGTGCTGCCGGGCCGGCAGATTTTCCTCGTCGACACGCACGTGAATGTCGATCCAACGCCCGAGCAGCTCGCCGAGATCACGATCATGGCCGCCGAAGAAGTGCGCCGTTTCGGCATCGAGCCGAAGATCGCGCTGGTGTCGCACTCGAACTTCGGCACCAGCAACGCGCCGTCCGCACAGAAGATGCGCGACACGCTGGCGACCCTGCGCGAGTGCGCGCCGGACCTGCAGGTGGACGGCGACATGCACGGCGACGTAGCACTCGACGCCAACCTGCGCCGTGAAGCGCTGCCCGAATCGACGCTCGAAGGCGACGCGAACCTGCTGATCCTGCCGAATATTGATGCGGCGAACATCGCGTACAGCCTGCTCAAGACGGCCGCAGGCAACAACATCACGATCGGTCCGATGCTGCTGGGTGCCGCGAAGCCGGTGCACGTGCTGACCGCGTCCGCCACGGTGCGTGCCATTGTCAACATGACTGCACTGGTCGTTGCCGATGCAGGTGCTGCATCCCCATCGTCGCGAGCCCCATGAAGTTTCAACTGTCAGCCCGAAGACGCAGCGGTCATCGCATGCGGTGGGCGGACCGAAGAACCGAACAGTAACCTCGTTTAGACCGCAGCATGAATCACTCTCACGCGTCGTTCGACGCCTATATGAAGTTTCTTGCCGGGCCCTCCGCAGACGGTGCGCCCGTGGTGCTGGAAACCGAGCACGCGCTTTCGCTGCACTTCGATCTGCTGTCCACGCAGAGTTTCGTGTCCCGGCGTGACCCCGACAGGCTGGTGCTCGGCTACACCCGGACCATGATGGGATTCCTGCTCCTGCAACCGGCGCCCACCAGAATTTCCATGATCGGTTTGGGCGGGGGATCGCTGGCCAAGTACTGCTACCGGTATCTTCCGGATACTAGGATAGTGGCCATCGAAGTTGATCCCGGGGTGATCGCCTTGCGCGACACATTTCATATTCCGCCCGATGACGAGCGACTCGAAGTAATCTGCGCGGACGGGGCGGAATACGTCAAGGGCCACAATGCGCGCCCGGACGTAATTCTGGTGGATGGTTTTCTGGCACACGGCATGCCTGCACAGCTGGGCAACGCCGCCTTTTACTCGGCTTGCAATGCGCGG
Above is a genomic segment from Paraburkholderia aromaticivorans containing:
- a CDS encoding NnrS family protein, giving the protein MKVGNAPASRSLQAAGGMPVLRLGFRPFYLGGAVFGVVAITLWLFAVHGYPVAGRSLAMNGMLWHVHEMIFGFVAAIVVGFLLTAVKAWTALDTPLGPSLACLWLLWALGRVMVWSGPQPLAAIVDSAFLPVVAIVLLRVLIAARNRHNIFLPVALGVFGLLNAFFHWWAWEGRADLAMRMAYVAIGLVVMFVTVIAGRVVPMFTMNAIPGFSVKRWRVIEALAAPVVILTFLADAADVAPLAIGACACVTAAIHGIRIAGWRSWRVGNRPLLWILHLAYAWIPIGFVLLALSAAGGVSHSSAIHALTVGAVGCAIIGMITRTALGHTGHALVAGRTELVCYWLMIAAALVRVIGPWFAGNVVGPWIDVAGACWSAAFIVYLVKYIPYLTASRVDGKPG
- the fabZ gene encoding 3-hydroxyacyl-ACP dehydratase FabZ, with product MGTEKINLDIHRILTLLPHRYPILLVDRVLELEPHKRIKALKNVSINEPYFMGHFPSRPVMPGVLILEALAQTAALLTFSEEPHDPANTLYLFVGIDNARFRRAVEPGDQLILNATFERHMRGIWKFKARAEVDGVVAAEACLICTVRQTDGDGL
- the rpoD gene encoding RNA polymerase sigma factor RpoD; this encodes MTKKAVKKQTLDVAPGNLNVTSGHAGIDVTDRARTAAAVTTRPASSSTMDRARDSGSAVPTVPPETGSRRMKANARVHDAGAALPDESAGENDDGRSSLRALIKLGNERGFVIRGEISDYLPERLAQPDAIENVIRAFSDMGIAVFEQAPDAESMVMHDHAVAGSSDEQVEEEAVAAISSVDAEFGRTTDPVRMYMREMGTTELLTRQGEIALARRIEKGRNDMIRAISSCPTTIAEILAIADSIASGATAIEEVVDGMIDPAAVETDDIMAVAEESVDGDPVLDEDQGDDEDDDGAEAASADLQSETLTRDALAKLATVADWFEQLRDAYETEGYGSRRYRAAQAAIETELTTIRFTARTIERLTSALRVSADGVRTIEREIARIAVDRCGVPRDTFVAHFRGNETNPAWQQQLITAGHPFSGALERNLPAIQLEQEKLLALQKRVVLPLDDFREVCRAMTASEAKTLRAKGEMIEANLRLVISIAKRYVNRGLLFLDLIQEGNIGLMRAVDKFEYRRGYKFSTYATWWIRQGISRSVADQARTIRVPVHMIESLNKLKRVTRQILQETGREPDAAALAERMEMHENKVRAMLRIVREPVSLDASVGENDDTSVGDLIEDPAAILPDDAALHASMRDAVSEALTTLTPREAKILRLRFGIESGSDHTLEELGQQFEVTRERIRQIEAKALRKLRHPARSGRLKSFLGEE
- a CDS encoding NADP-dependent malic enzyme, which gives rise to MPTPAQGKLREAALDYHEFPTPGKIAIAPTKQMINQRDLALAYSPGVAFACEEIVENPLNAARFTARSNLVGVVTNGTAVLGLGNIGPLASKPVMEGKAVLFKKFAGIDVFDIELNESDPHKLVDVICALEPTFGGINLEDIKAPDCFIVERECRKRMKIPVFHDDQHGTAIVVAAAITNGLKVFGKDIKEVKLVSSGAGAAALACLDLLVDIGLPLENITVTDLAGVVYKGRVELMDPDKERFARETDARTLAEAIGGADVFLGLSAGGVLKQEMVKQMADKPLILALANPTPEILPELALEVRPDAVLCTGRTDYPNQVNNVLVFPFLFRGALDAGATTVTREMEIAAVNAIAELARQEQSDIVATAYGIQDLSFGPEYLIPKPFDPRLIVKVAPAVAKAAMDSGVAERPIEDMEAYEQHLQQFVYHSGTTMKPIFQLARGVEPEKKRIVFAEGEEERVLRAMQIIVDEKLAKPILIGRPAVIEHRIARYGLRITPGVDFIVVDTDHDERYRDFWQDYHKMMSRKGITEQMAKLEMRRRTTLIGSMLMKKGDADGMICGTISTTYRHLHFIDQVIGKREGCSVYAAMNALVLPGRQIFLVDTHVNVDPTPEQLAEITIMAAEEVRRFGIEPKIALVSHSNFGTSNAPSAQKMRDTLATLRECAPDLQVDGDMHGDVALDANLRREALPESTLEGDANLLILPNIDAANIAYSLLKTAAGNNITIGPMLLGAAKPVHVLTASATVRAIVNMTALVVADAGAASPSSRAP
- a CDS encoding spermidine synthase, with product MNHSHASFDAYMKFLAGPSADGAPVVLETEHALSLHFDLLSTQSFVSRRDPDRLVLGYTRTMMGFLLLQPAPTRISMIGLGGGSLAKYCYRYLPDTRIVAIEVDPGVIALRDTFHIPPDDERLEVICADGAEYVKGHNARPDVILVDGFLAHGMPAQLGNAAFYSACNARLAGDGVLVANFVADDPHIPYYLEEVRSVFGESLSIFMAEDSCNYTLFAWKGAPGLPSRDTLLARARVLAATHPLNLRGAARRLKQGMGLASDWTFGQKLTGSRNG